The Impatiens glandulifera chromosome 8, dImpGla2.1, whole genome shotgun sequence genome includes a window with the following:
- the LOC124912053 gene encoding transcription factor MYB1-like: MGRSPCCAKEGLNRGAWSAIEDKTLTDFINTNGEGRWRSLPKRAGLMRCGKSCRLRWLNYLRPDIVRGNISVDEEDLIVRLHKLLGNRWSLIAGRLPGRTDNEIKNYWNTTLCKKITNSSIKKNYHPKLKTNSPATTTAALPPPVNAIKTKAMRFSSKTTFINKYHPQPTLQIKENTSSIMASTAFSTVPDSDNFVFLPDDDAAGDGSGAGDLMLGLDQLADFRFSDLFSNDFSAYNSDFVFPHENYVVEGDGQDRNFNPFEDTMNMELNWVLHE, encoded by the exons ATGGGGAGAAGTCCTTGCTGCGCAAAGGAGGGGCTAAACAGAGGAGCATGGAGTGCCATCGAAGATAAGACTCTCACAGATTTCATTAACACCAATGGAGAAGGAAGATGGCGCAGCCTTCCCAAAAGAGCTG GTTTGATGAGATGCGGAAAAAGTTGCAGACTCAGATGGTTGAATTATCTAAGACCCGATATTGTAAGAGGCAACATTTCTGTAGATGAAGAAGATCTTATCGTTAGACTTCACAAGCTCCTAGGAAACAG atggTCTTTGATTGCTGGAAGGCTTCCCGGGCGAACAGacaatgaaataaaaaactattgGAACACCACTCTTTGCAAAAAAATTACCAActcttcaattaaaaaaaactatcatCCCAAACTGAAGACAAACTCTCCGGCGACCACAACCGCCGCCCTTCCGCCGCCGGTAAACGCCATCAAAACCAAAGCCATGAGATTCTCCTCTAAAACAACCTTCATTAACAAATATCATCCTCAACCCACACTTCAGATCAAGGAGAATACATCATCAATCATGGCTTCAACCGCATTCTCGACGGTGCCGGATTCTGATAACTTTGTGTTTCTACCGGATGATGATGCTGCCGGCGACGGCTCCGGCGCCGGAGACTTAATGTTAGGTTTGGACCAGCTGGCTGATTTTCGTTTCTCAGATCTTTTCTCCAATGATTTTTCTGCTTATAATTCTGATTTCGTTTTCCCCCATGAGAATTATGTCGTTGAAGGAGATGGACAAGACCGTAATTTCAATCCATTTGAAGATACGATGAACATGGAGTTGAACTGGGTTCTACATGAGTGA
- the LOC124912218 gene encoding growth-regulating factor 6-like has product MMSSNISYPFTAIQWQELEHQALIYKYMIYGIPIPPDLLFNVRTAYQTPPHPHPLHMIGWNSFQMGGGNYGRKIDPEPGRCRRTDGKKWRCSKEAYPDSKYCERHMHRGRNHSRKQEPSTTTTASSKPSPAPSSSSSSVLTTTKPINSSAFCTITDINNYDYSHHNHSFLYTTPTNLLLDSSPPSSNSDNKNYSFGGTKEINDCWQLRMGTTTTTTGSTSPFSHLDGIRAPDQFQASNQNNNQMTFKILDWDNEEPQKVTHDFFDEWPRSKDSSTTQLSISIPNQSSHDSFMTDHHP; this is encoded by the exons ATGATGAGTAGTAATATTAGTTATCCCTTCACTGCAATTCAATGGCAAGAACTTGAACACCAAGCTCTTATATACAAATACATGATCTATGGCATCCCAATCCCACCTGATCTTCTCTTCAATGTCAGAACAGCCTATCAAACTCCCCCTCATCCTCATCCTCTGCACATGA TTGGATGGAACAGTTTCCAAATGGGTGGTGGTAATTACGGGAGAAAGATAGACCCAGAGCCAGGAAGATGCAGGAGAACAGATGGAAAGAAATGGAGATGTTCAAAAGAAGCATACCCTGATTCTAAATACTGCGAACGTCACATGCACAGAGGCAGAAACCATTCTAGAAAGCAAGAACCCTCCACAACAACAACAGCCTCCTCTAAACCCTCACCGGcgccatcatcttcatcatcttctgtTCTCACCACTACTAAACCCATAAATTCCTCAGCTTTCTGCACCATTACTGACATCAACAACTATGACTACAGTCATCACAACCATTCATTCTTATATACCACTCCTACTAATTTGCTCCTGGACTCTTCTCCCCCTTCCTCAAATTCAGACAACAAAAATTACAg CTTTGGAGGAACGAAAGAGATTAATGATTGTTGGCAACTGAGAATGggtactactactactactactggTAGTACCTCTCCATTTAGCCATTTGGATGGAATTAGGGCTCCTGATCAGTTTCAAGCCTCCAACCAAAACAATAATCAAATGACTTTCAAGATACTAGACTGGGACAATGAAGAACCCCAGAAGGTAACGCATGATTTCTTTGATGAATGGCCAAGAAGTAAGGATTCTTCAACAACCCAGCTCTCTATTTCCATCCCCAATCAGTCTTCACATGACTCGTTTATGACCGACCACCACCCATGA